A window of the Brassica napus cultivar Da-Ae chromosome C5, Da-Ae, whole genome shotgun sequence genome harbors these coding sequences:
- the LOC125587697 gene encoding uncharacterized protein LOC125587697 encodes MALTKVFFSDLKTGRCSSVVEARLLRFWEAKNVKRGGELMWMDLLMVDVNSTMMQVTISAGRLPQFRDRLLAGTMFSLSGFDVSRCAQNFRLTDSSLMIRFSETTSFQLLTEPDSPLPEEAFRFRNQQELIGLANTNTQLPGMLIQ; translated from the exons ATGGCTTTGACAAAGGTTTTCTTTTCCGATCTCAAGACTGGGCGGTGCTCATCCGTTGTGGAGGCGAGACTGCTTCGATTCTGGGAGGCTAAGAACGTTAAGCGTGGTGGTGAGCTGATGTGGATGGATCTGCTCATGGTCGATGTCAAC TCAACCATGATGCAAGTCACGATCAGTGCTGGCCGTCTTCCACAGTTTCGGGATAGGCTCCTTGCCGGAACAATGTTTTCATTGTCCGGTTTTGATGTCTCCAGATGCGCACAGAATTTCCGGCTCACTGATTCGTCTTTGATGATCCGGTTCAGCGAGACTACCTCATTCCAACTGTTGACTGAACCTGACTCCCCCTTGCCAGAGGAAGCATTCCGGTTCCGTAACCAACAGGAGCTAATTGGTCTTGCCAATACAAACACTCAGCTACCAGGTATGTTGATACAGTAG